From the genome of Streptomyces sp. JH34:
TCAAGACGTTCATCGTCGCGGTGACCGAGGTGTCGAAGGCGGAGGAGCCCGAAGAGGCCGTTCCGGTCCTGCTCCTCCAGGTCTCCCAGCTCCTGCTGGCCGGCGGAAGGCTCGGCGCCTACGAGGACATCCTCCCGGACGAGCGCTACGAGCCGGACCTGGGCGCCGAACCCGACGCCGACGGGCTGCGTGAGCGCTTCGCGGAGCTCCTGGAGCCCATCGACGTCTACTCCGAGGTCTTCGACCCGTACGAGCCGCGCAAGGCCCCCGTGCCCCACCGCATCTCCGACGACCTGGCCGACCTGGTCACGGACCTCGGGCACGGCCTCGCGCACTACGAGGCGGACCGCACGGCGGAGGCCATGTGGTGGTGGCAGTTCTCGTACTTCTCCAACTGGGGCTCCACCGCGTCGGCGTCCCTGCGCGCGCTCCAGTCGCTGATCGCCCACATCCGGCTGAACCAGCCGCTCCAGGAGCTCGACGGCCT
Proteins encoded in this window:
- a CDS encoding DUF5063 domain-containing protein; this encodes MSDATLNSVTQDPDDFAVQIADQIKTFIVAVTEVSKAEEPEEAVPVLLLQVSQLLLAGGRLGAYEDILPDERYEPDLGAEPDADGLRERFAELLEPIDVYSEVFDPYEPRKAPVPHRISDDLADLVTDLGHGLAHYEADRTAEAMWWWQFSYFSNWGSTASASLRALQSLIAHIRLNQPLQELDGLDTDQDPGDGDLAEEAGRVMAEEIAGPLGLRPVR